The Eleutherodactylus coqui strain aEleCoq1 chromosome 13, aEleCoq1.hap1, whole genome shotgun sequence genome includes a window with the following:
- the CYBC1 gene encoding cytochrome b-245 chaperone 1 — MYMQVERRTGTLLHLKRNPSIRSWALLFGISSVGLAAAYYSTDSWAWKMFYVAGCMFVAIQNLEDWEEAIFDKKAEKVTLKTFNLYRKILTFCKGGQEQVVVLIKEIRDVNVEEEKVRYFGKGYLIVLRLVTGISHPLTQSAVLGGRSDVEAVAKLLTTFLDLELAGFHSRIEESSDSEETLDKDD; from the exons ATGTATATGCAGGTAGAACGCCGCACTGGGACCCTTCTACATTTGAAAAGAAATCCCAGCATCCGCTCATGGGCACTGTTATTTG gaatctcctctgtCGGCCTTGCTGCAGCCTACTACAGTACAG ATTCCTGGGCGTGGAAGATGTTCTATGTGGCTGGTTGCATGTTTGTTGCTATTCAGAATCTTGAAGATTGGGAG GAAGCTATATTTGATAAGAAGGCAGAGAAGGTGACTCTGAAGACCTTTAACTTGTACAGAAAAATACTCACATTTTGTAAAGGAGGCCAAGAGCAAG TGGTGGTTCTAATAAAAGAAATCCGGGACGTGAATGTCGAGGAGGAGAAAGTACGGTACTTTGGGAAGGGCTACCTCATTGTTCTACGTCTTGTGACGGGTATCTCCCACCCTCTTACACAGAGTGCGGTACTAGGAGGTAGGAG TGATGTAGAAGCCGTAGCAAAACTACTGACCACCTTCTTGGATCTCGAGTTGGCAGGGTTCCACTCCCGAATCGAGGAGAGCAGTGATAGTGAAGAAACTCTAGACAAGGATGATTAA